One window from the genome of Actinoplanes teichomyceticus ATCC 31121 encodes:
- a CDS encoding glycosyltransferase 87 family protein encodes MKRIVTLIISALAAAGLVLVAESRNEFFDSKVYYGAVQYWFRDGGMVYDWLRVDTPYGFTYPPFAGLVMSPMAVLPFPMVVVLASIGTVVTAGLLVWWLAGPLLRRSGQPLWFAFGIALCVVMSFEPVRETFSFGQVNMLLLTVVAADMLFGVARGRWWAGAGIGLATAVKLTPGVFILYLLVTRRWREAGTAIGAATGATVLAGALFPDESREFWTSALWDTNRVGSLSFLSNQSERGMLARLPLDAVESKVWAVCVLLTLAGWAWRLWRAPDDVVGGLALTGVLGCLISPVTWIHHCVWLIPALIRCLATLWTAADRRPAYLAIAAYLLMTSHLTWVWENRPRPPLELLGSNIYVWFSLALLIWTPVGARRPAAVQPERILA; translated from the coding sequence ATGAAGCGAATCGTGACCCTGATCATCTCGGCGCTGGCGGCAGCGGGGCTGGTCCTCGTCGCCGAGTCCCGTAACGAGTTCTTCGACTCGAAGGTCTACTACGGGGCGGTGCAGTACTGGTTCCGCGACGGCGGGATGGTCTACGACTGGCTGCGGGTGGACACCCCGTACGGCTTCACCTACCCGCCGTTCGCCGGCCTGGTGATGTCGCCGATGGCGGTCCTGCCGTTCCCGATGGTGGTGGTGCTCGCCTCGATCGGCACCGTGGTCACCGCCGGGCTGCTGGTCTGGTGGCTGGCCGGGCCGCTGCTGCGCCGGTCCGGCCAGCCGCTGTGGTTCGCCTTCGGGATCGCCCTGTGCGTCGTGATGAGCTTCGAGCCGGTCCGCGAGACGTTCAGCTTCGGCCAGGTCAACATGCTGTTGCTGACCGTGGTGGCCGCGGACATGCTGTTCGGCGTGGCCCGCGGCAGGTGGTGGGCCGGCGCGGGGATCGGCCTGGCCACCGCGGTCAAGCTGACCCCGGGCGTGTTCATCCTGTACCTGCTGGTCACCCGGCGCTGGCGGGAGGCCGGCACCGCGATCGGCGCGGCCACCGGGGCGACCGTGCTGGCCGGGGCGCTGTTCCCGGACGAGTCCCGGGAGTTCTGGACCTCGGCGCTGTGGGACACCAACCGGGTCGGATCGCTGTCGTTCCTGTCCAACCAGTCCGAGCGGGGGATGCTCGCCCGCCTGCCGCTGGACGCGGTCGAGTCCAAGGTGTGGGCGGTGTGTGTGCTGCTCACGCTGGCCGGTTGGGCGTGGCGGCTGTGGCGGGCGCCGGACGACGTGGTCGGCGGCCTGGCGCTGACCGGCGTGCTGGGCTGCCTGATCAGCCCGGTCACCTGGATCCATCACTGCGTCTGGCTGATCCCGGCGCTGATCCGCTGCCTGGCGACACTGTGGACGGCGGCCGACCGGCGCCCGGCCTACCTGGCGATCGCCGCGTACCTGCTGATGACCTCGCACCTGACCTGGGTCTGGGAGAACCGCCCGCGGCCGCCGCTGGAGCTGCTGGGCAGCAACATCTATGTCTGGTTCAGCCTGGCCCTGCTGATCTGGACACCGGTCGGCGCGCGGCGCCCGGCCGCCGTCCAACCGGAGCGGATCCTGGCGTAG
- a CDS encoding YdcF family protein: protein MEFEVLPGTRGLTLDQVAHVLVPGRGRDATGLGLTPAAAARVAVAASLYRRIGARGGRIVCSGYKSPADGKGPPWTTPEAVGEVFRGRPEADAMRSELVALGIDPDRVRPERRSIDTVTNLIRSEHEGHFGDPRPVAIVSQRAHLHRILAVIAPRALRRPYLGVVVPEPVEVGEHPLTAAFSLLIASALPRDPARAISTAHRRASHLWQTAHLLGKRTYH from the coding sequence GTGGAGTTCGAGGTGCTGCCCGGAACCCGCGGCCTGACCCTGGACCAGGTCGCGCACGTGCTGGTGCCCGGCCGCGGCCGGGACGCCACCGGCCTCGGCCTCACCCCGGCGGCGGCGGCCCGCGTGGCGGTCGCCGCCTCGCTGTACCGGCGGATCGGCGCCCGCGGCGGCCGCATCGTCTGCTCCGGTTACAAGTCCCCGGCCGACGGCAAGGGCCCGCCGTGGACCACGCCGGAGGCGGTCGGCGAGGTCTTCCGCGGCCGGCCGGAAGCCGACGCGATGCGGTCCGAGCTGGTCGCGCTCGGCATCGACCCCGATCGCGTACGACCGGAGCGCCGCTCCATCGACACCGTGACGAACCTGATCCGCTCCGAGCACGAGGGCCACTTCGGCGACCCGCGCCCGGTGGCGATCGTCTCCCAGCGCGCCCACCTGCACCGCATCCTGGCGGTGATCGCACCCCGGGCGTTGCGCCGCCCGTACCTCGGCGTGGTGGTCCCGGAGCCGGTCGAGGTCGGTGAGCACCCGCTCACCGCCGCGTTCAGCCTGCTGATCGCGTCCGCCCTGCCCCGTGACCCGGCCCGGGCGATCAGCACCGCCCACCGTCGCGCCAGTCACCTCTGGCAGACCGCGCACCTGCTCGGCAAACGCACCTACCACTGA
- a CDS encoding putative quinol monooxygenase produces the protein MSEGFGLVVRFVLRDEQAAQGFDELVARTAAGIRESEPQTLAYVVHGVPGEPLVRVFYELYADRAAFEAHERQPHTRRFLAERERYLAATEVTFLDVLGGKRGQW, from the coding sequence ATGAGCGAGGGTTTCGGGCTGGTCGTGCGGTTCGTGCTGCGTGACGAGCAAGCCGCTCAGGGGTTCGACGAGCTGGTCGCGCGGACCGCCGCCGGGATCCGGGAGAGCGAGCCGCAGACGCTGGCGTACGTCGTGCACGGCGTTCCGGGTGAGCCGCTCGTCCGGGTCTTCTACGAGCTGTACGCGGACCGCGCCGCGTTCGAGGCGCACGAGCGGCAGCCGCACACCCGCCGTTTCCTCGCCGAGCGGGAGCGGTATCTCGCCGCGACCGAGGTGACCTTCCTCGACGTCCTGGGTGGCAAGCGCGGTCAGTGGTAG
- the glnA gene encoding type I glutamate--ammonia ligase: MFANPEELLRYLKDEDVKFVDVRFCDLPGVMQHFNIPVESFDDSVVTDGLAFDGSSIRGFQAIHESDMMLLPDVATAFVDPFRAQKTLALNFFIHDPFTREAYSRDPRNVAKKAEAYLASSGIADTAYFGAEAEFYIFDSIRHETSAHQAFYYIDSIEGAWNSGREEAGGNRGYKTAFKGGYFPVSPVDHYSDLRDAMCRRLIESGFTVERSHHEVGTAGQAEINYKFSTLLHAGDQMQLFKYIIKNTAWEHGKTVTFMPKPLFGDNGSGMHTHQSLWLGGEPLFYDETGYAGLSDTARWYIGGLLHHAPSLLAFTNPTVNSYRRLVPGYEAPVNLVYSQRNRSACTRIPVTGSNPKAKRVEFRVPDPSSNPYLAFSAQMMAGLDGIKNKIEPPAPIDKDLYDLPPEEWGSVKQVPGSLDAVLNSLEADHDFLTAGGVFTDDLISTWIDYKRTNEIDPVRLRPTPHEFEMYYNV, from the coding sequence GTGTTCGCCAATCCCGAGGAACTCCTGCGATACCTCAAAGACGAGGACGTCAAGTTCGTCGACGTACGTTTCTGTGACCTCCCCGGCGTGATGCAGCACTTCAACATCCCGGTGGAGTCGTTCGACGACAGCGTGGTCACCGACGGTCTCGCGTTCGACGGGTCCTCGATCCGCGGCTTCCAGGCCATCCACGAGTCCGACATGATGCTGCTGCCGGACGTCGCCACCGCCTTCGTCGACCCGTTCCGCGCGCAGAAGACCCTGGCGCTGAACTTCTTCATCCACGACCCGTTCACCCGCGAGGCGTACTCGCGTGACCCGCGGAACGTGGCCAAGAAGGCCGAGGCGTACCTGGCGTCCAGCGGCATCGCCGACACCGCCTACTTCGGCGCCGAGGCGGAGTTCTACATCTTCGACTCGATCCGCCACGAGACCTCCGCGCACCAGGCGTTCTACTACATCGACTCGATCGAGGGCGCGTGGAACTCGGGCCGTGAGGAGGCCGGCGGCAACCGCGGTTACAAGACCGCGTTCAAGGGCGGCTACTTCCCGGTCTCCCCGGTCGACCACTACTCCGACCTGCGCGACGCCATGTGCCGCCGGCTGATCGAGAGCGGTTTCACCGTCGAGCGCTCGCACCACGAGGTCGGCACCGCCGGCCAGGCCGAGATCAACTACAAGTTCTCGACGCTGCTGCACGCCGGCGACCAGATGCAGCTGTTCAAGTACATCATCAAGAACACCGCCTGGGAGCACGGCAAGACCGTGACGTTCATGCCGAAGCCGCTGTTCGGCGACAACGGCTCGGGCATGCACACCCACCAGAGCCTCTGGCTCGGCGGCGAGCCGCTGTTCTACGACGAGACCGGTTACGCCGGCCTGTCCGACACCGCCCGCTGGTACATCGGTGGCCTGCTGCACCACGCGCCGTCGCTGCTGGCGTTCACCAACCCGACCGTCAACTCGTACCGGCGCCTGGTGCCCGGCTACGAGGCCCCGGTCAACCTGGTCTACTCGCAGCGCAACCGCTCCGCCTGCACCCGTATCCCGGTGACCGGCAGCAACCCGAAGGCCAAGCGCGTCGAGTTCCGCGTGCCGGACCCGTCGTCCAACCCGTACCTGGCCTTCTCCGCCCAGATGATGGCCGGCCTGGACGGCATCAAGAACAAGATCGAGCCGCCGGCGCCGATCGACAAGGACCTGTACGACCTGCCGCCGGAGGAGTGGGGCAGCGTCAAGCAGGTGCCCGGCTCGCTGGACGCCGTGCTCAACTCCCTCGAGGCCGACCACGACTTCCTCACCGCCGGTGGCGTCTTCACCGACGACCTGATCTCCACCTGGATCGACTACAAGCGCACCAACGAGATCGACCCGGTCCGCCTGCGCCCGACGCCGCACGAGTTCGAGATGTACTACAACGTCTGA
- a CDS encoding RDD family protein, which yields MAASANDAPVAPAGREPAGGGQRLVALLIDWVLCLLLASLYASPYRAQWPPVVLLVLLNTVFIGLFGETPGMRLARVRCVSYADGGAIGLLRGLGRAVLLALLIPALIADAQGRGVHDRVAGSIVVRSGRR from the coding sequence GTGGCAGCTTCCGCGAACGACGCACCCGTGGCCCCGGCCGGCCGGGAACCGGCCGGTGGCGGGCAACGGCTGGTCGCGTTGCTCATCGACTGGGTTCTCTGCCTGCTGCTGGCCAGCCTGTACGCCAGCCCGTACCGGGCGCAGTGGCCGCCGGTCGTGCTGCTGGTCCTGCTGAACACCGTCTTCATCGGGCTGTTCGGCGAGACGCCGGGGATGCGCCTGGCCCGGGTCCGCTGCGTGTCGTACGCCGACGGCGGGGCGATCGGCCTGCTCCGCGGCCTTGGCCGCGCGGTCCTGCTGGCCCTGCTGATCCCCGCGCTGATCGCCGACGCACAGGGCCGGGGAGTGCACGACCGGGTGGCCGGCTCGATCGTGGTCCGGTCCGGCCGGCGCTGA
- a CDS encoding WXG100 family type VII secretion target, giving the protein MGQVHATQEQLNAMAQRCEDTGQHISRGMAQVLDRIQALGGGGFQGAANNALQDVSLQLNDGLSKIMNALAELGGKMTGAATRYGTQDEDAAQSIRTAATGDSSVVSILRG; this is encoded by the coding sequence ATGGGCCAGGTCCATGCCACGCAGGAACAGCTCAACGCGATGGCGCAGCGCTGCGAGGACACCGGTCAGCACATCTCCCGCGGCATGGCGCAGGTGCTGGACCGGATCCAGGCGCTCGGCGGCGGCGGCTTCCAGGGCGCGGCCAACAACGCGCTGCAGGACGTCTCCCTCCAGCTGAACGACGGCCTGTCGAAGATCATGAACGCGCTGGCGGAGCTGGGCGGCAAGATGACCGGCGCCGCCACCCGGTACGGCACCCAGGACGAGGACGCCGCCCAGTCCATCCGGACCGCGGCCACCGGTGACAGCTCCGTCGTCAGCATCCTGCGCGGCTGA
- a CDS encoding WXG100 family type VII secretion target, with product MSITYNFGQINDVAVAIGTFEGQMDQQLNDLYTAFTQLFAADWTGAAGEACDQARQKWNQGATEIKTALASVGMRLGASAERMQQIDQQIAAGM from the coding sequence ATGAGCATCACCTACAACTTCGGACAGATCAACGACGTGGCCGTGGCCATCGGCACCTTCGAGGGGCAGATGGACCAGCAGCTCAACGACCTGTACACGGCGTTCACCCAGCTGTTCGCCGCGGACTGGACCGGCGCCGCGGGCGAGGCCTGCGACCAGGCCCGGCAGAAGTGGAACCAGGGCGCCACCGAGATCAAGACAGCGCTGGCCAGCGTCGGGATGAGGCTCGGCGCGTCCGCGGAGCGGATGCAGCAGATCGACCAGCAGATCGCCGCCGGGATGTGA
- a CDS encoding S8 family serine peptidase → MIAAGPPDTGPVTGLAPRATILPVRVVGENAASRDPADPADLARGVDLALRGGAEVIVVAAASYRDSPSLRAAVAAAVARDVPVIAAAGELGADRDGNPTPYPAAHPDVIGVGAIDRDGRIAPGSPHGDYVDLVAPGVAVPTLQGGDGPADALAEADGTALAAGYVGATAALIRNRHGRMPVARLTRLLTASASPAAGGDAFGAGVVNPYAAVTGRLAEQPARALPALPAPPADRTGAQHRRRVAACAATAVAAVAVGAVLLAAAALRRSRRQGWRPVLAARLPTDEPVEPGPPVMLLEQLDRFG, encoded by the coding sequence GTGATCGCCGCAGGCCCGCCGGACACCGGCCCGGTCACCGGGCTGGCCCCGCGGGCCACCATCCTGCCGGTGCGGGTGGTGGGAGAAAACGCGGCGTCACGGGACCCCGCCGACCCCGCCGACCTGGCCCGTGGGGTGGATCTCGCGCTGCGCGGCGGCGCCGAGGTGATCGTCGTCGCCGCGGCCTCCTACCGCGACAGTCCGTCGCTGCGCGCGGCGGTCGCGGCGGCGGTCGCCCGGGACGTGCCGGTGATCGCCGCGGCCGGGGAGCTCGGCGCGGACCGGGACGGCAACCCGACGCCGTACCCGGCGGCCCACCCGGACGTGATCGGCGTCGGCGCGATCGACCGGGACGGGCGGATCGCCCCCGGGTCGCCGCACGGCGACTACGTCGACCTGGTCGCCCCGGGCGTCGCGGTGCCCACCCTGCAGGGCGGCGACGGCCCGGCGGACGCTCTGGCCGAGGCGGACGGCACGGCGCTGGCCGCGGGTTACGTGGGCGCGACGGCGGCGCTGATCCGCAACCGGCACGGGCGCATGCCGGTCGCCCGGCTGACCCGGCTGCTGACCGCGTCGGCCAGCCCGGCGGCCGGCGGGGACGCGTTCGGCGCCGGGGTGGTCAACCCGTACGCCGCGGTCACCGGGCGGCTCGCCGAGCAGCCGGCGCGGGCCCTGCCGGCGCTGCCCGCGCCGCCCGCGGACCGCACCGGGGCGCAGCACCGGCGGCGGGTGGCCGCCTGCGCCGCGACCGCGGTGGCGGCTGTCGCGGTGGGCGCGGTGCTGCTGGCGGCCGCGGCGCTGCGGCGCAGCCGGCGGCAGGGCTGGCGGCCGGTCCTGGCGGCGCGGCTGCCCACCGACGAGCCGGTCGAGCCGGGGCCGCCGGTCATGCTGCTGGAGCAGCTGGACCGCTTCGGTTGA
- the eccB gene encoding type VII secretion protein EccB, translated as MASRRDQLQSYQFRNQRVVSAFVMRETDPAQSPLRRGAGALFAGLMVAVLIAAGFGVYGLLTRVGDNRWRSDGSVVVERESGASFVYLGGRLNPALNLTSAKLAAGRQNPAVHRIAAKALAGVPRGVTIGIPNAPASLPAAGQRVGLPWAMCAAPGGDPASALLVGSPGPAGAALGERGLLVSDPRGDDIQLVWHGFRHRIRDPAVTLPALFGAAEATPVGVAWSNALPAGADIAAVPVPNRGDPSRRVDGFDNGDVLAVQVGAGRTQFYLVLDDGLRAVTALQQTVLNAAFPARPTPVPVAVISGNPQVKPPAGNAVAAPPEVAPQLAALAAGTTACAVTRTAAEPPAIIVGGAAGALRVAVPTTGSTAGGRALADAVGVPGGRFALVRVPGSGGFQLVTDLGVRHPVPDADALGRLGYPAGAATEVPTALVGTIPQGVTLDPAVASRPAVTTG; from the coding sequence ATGGCCTCGCGTCGTGACCAGTTGCAGTCGTACCAGTTCCGGAACCAGCGGGTGGTCTCCGCCTTCGTGATGCGCGAGACCGACCCGGCGCAGTCCCCGCTGCGCCGCGGCGCCGGCGCGCTGTTCGCCGGGCTGATGGTGGCGGTCCTGATCGCCGCCGGGTTCGGCGTCTACGGCCTGCTGACCAGGGTCGGCGACAACCGGTGGAGGAGCGACGGCTCGGTGGTCGTCGAGCGGGAGTCCGGCGCCAGCTTCGTCTACCTGGGCGGCCGGCTCAACCCGGCGCTGAACCTCACCTCGGCCAAGCTCGCCGCCGGCCGGCAGAATCCCGCGGTTCACCGGATCGCCGCCAAGGCGCTGGCCGGGGTGCCGCGCGGGGTGACCATCGGCATCCCGAACGCGCCGGCGTCGCTGCCCGCCGCCGGTCAGCGGGTCGGCCTGCCCTGGGCGATGTGCGCGGCGCCGGGCGGTGACCCGGCGTCGGCGCTGCTGGTCGGCTCGCCGGGCCCGGCCGGCGCCGCCCTCGGCGAGCGCGGCCTGCTGGTGAGCGACCCGCGCGGCGACGACATCCAGCTCGTCTGGCACGGCTTCCGGCACCGGATCCGGGACCCGGCGGTCACCCTGCCGGCGCTGTTCGGCGCGGCCGAGGCCACCCCGGTCGGTGTGGCCTGGTCGAACGCGCTGCCGGCCGGCGCGGACATCGCCGCCGTGCCGGTGCCGAACCGCGGCGATCCGTCGCGGCGGGTGGACGGCTTCGACAACGGCGACGTGCTGGCCGTCCAGGTCGGCGCCGGCCGCACCCAGTTCTATCTGGTGCTGGACGACGGCCTGCGGGCCGTCACCGCGCTGCAGCAGACCGTGCTGAACGCCGCCTTCCCGGCCCGGCCCACCCCCGTCCCGGTCGCCGTGATCAGCGGCAACCCGCAGGTCAAGCCGCCCGCCGGGAACGCCGTGGCAGCGCCGCCGGAGGTGGCCCCGCAACTCGCCGCGCTCGCTGCCGGCACGACCGCCTGCGCGGTCACCCGGACGGCGGCCGAACCGCCGGCGATCATCGTGGGTGGCGCGGCCGGAGCTCTCCGGGTGGCGGTGCCGACCACCGGCAGCACCGCCGGTGGGCGGGCGCTGGCCGACGCGGTCGGCGTCCCGGGAGGCCGTTTCGCCCTGGTCCGCGTTCCCGGCTCGGGCGGCTTCCAGCTGGTGACCGACCTCGGGGTACGACATCCGGTCCCGGACGCGGACGCGCTGGGCCGGCTCGGGTACCCCGCCGGCGCGGCCACCGAGGTGCCCACCGCGCTGGTCGGCACGATCCCGCAGGGCGTGACGCTGGACCCGGCGGTGGCGTCCCGGCCGGCGGTCACGACCGGCTGA